One Vitis vinifera cultivar Pinot Noir 40024 chromosome 15, ASM3070453v1 genomic window, GCTGGTTGATTATTACTTATTGGAAACTATGTTACAATTTACAGCAAAACCATTGTATATCTACACCCATGGGATATAGAAATTAAGTTACAGGTTCAAACCAATATCACAATGGGGCAGTTGATTAGGACCCATGAATTTCATGACCAAGCTTATTACTTGACTGGTGGTCCAACCTCTAATATTACATCtatataatttcttattttattcttgtttCCTTTTCATAGCATGTGACAAGTTGAGCAATCCCCTGACTGAGGTAACTGCATCCATGGGAAGAGAAATTGAAGGAATGAACAAATTTCCATATTTCTTTTGGAGTGTGCTATAAGCCCAGCTTAGCTCTCATATCCTCGGGCAGCACAATCACTGAAAGAACTACCGACTAGGTCATTTTGAAATTAGATTGTTTGCTTAGATGACCGAGTGTCTGACATGGGGCTAGTCCAAAATTCTGATTTGACCGTAGTCTAAATTTGCGTCAGATAGGATTAGGGTAGATCCTGCATCATGTATTATTTGGGAGTTTATCTACATTTGATCCTTCTTTTGTCACTTTAACTTTCATATATAGTTTAGGAATTGGAATTTGCCACTTTGGAACTACCTGTGTGCACATTTCTTTCCTGACCTTTTTCTGTGTTGTCATGCAGGTGACAGAGACTGGAGTCGAGGTTCTTACAGCTCGGTTGCCTTCATCCCCCAGCATGTTTCCTTGGCTAAAATCATAAGAATGTTGCCTCTCCAATTTTACTGCCAGTTGACATTGGACATAGGTGGCAAAAAGCATAAAATGGTGctggtccttttttttttctgttctgGTTGACATTGGAAGGAAGAGAATCCATTCATGAACTATACTGTCAGTAACAGATTATAAACTATTGTGCGGGGACTtccatgccttttttttttgtcttttgggcTCAGTTGTATTTGTAATTCGCCAGATAATAAAAGgtctttgaatttgaattagAAGTGTGGTTAATGTGGTCTACATATATGATCGAGTACCAATGCTACCCCTGAAGAAATATGAAATGGGATtccaaaggaaagaaagaggGACCAATGGTGAGTTATAGCCCATTTATTTACGAGAAGTAGGGGCCATGTGATGTGTGCTATGCAGTTTAAAGTGGTTGAATACTGGGAGGATTTGAGTAGGGATTCCAGAAGAGCACTAATCTGATGAAGTATTAGTTTTGAATTGCGAAACGGTAGTAATATCCAACAAGATGGTGTTTGATATGAAATGAGATATTAAAATGTGATTTGGATTCTTGAATGATAgccaaaaagcaaaaaacataGATCAGTTGCCTCATCTCAGAAACCTAGCCATACCTTAATATGCAATTTCATTCCAAATAACGCTAAAGCGTACACCAAGGACGATATTTCTAATGATGGATGTAAACGGTCCCTCATCCTTAAATTCTAGCATGTATCTCACATtctgttttgttgtttttatatgTGAgcaataatagaaaaatatcaaaaagcaTCGAAGAAAGTGCAACCCTGCGGAGGAAGGAAGAATGTGAATCCCCAAAAACAACTAGGTAACTGGAAAGGAATACAATCTAGAAACCCAAAAACACAGTGATAGCCAAATTTATCAATGAATTCCCATGACCTGCTTCTATTATTAGAAGCAGATTCCACTGTcaaatataaaggaaatatgGACCATTTCCTTCAGCTTTCTTGCAGGTAAATCAACACCTTAAAAAATTATCCTATTTTTTCCCTTTGGGATGTAGTTTGCTGTTCATGCACCTATCCCTGGCCACTATAAAAAGATTTCTTTTGCCAATTAGAAAGAACTTCCATCATTGAGTGAAGGAGGACACATACTAAACAAAACAAGAATCAAAGAACCAGTAATGATAAATCGACTCTTCTGCCCTTTTGCACATGCCAAACCAGTTTGCAATGGCCCTCTCCTAGCCTCAGTTGATCCATAGTGAGAATCGTTTCTCACATTGTTGCCCAGAGTTAGAAAGCCATGTTTGAAAGGAGTTAGCATTTCCCAAATTTCTTCTGGTGGAAATTTGCTTCACCCCCTTAGATATAATCCTACATAAGATTCGAAtgcatattttccatttttctcccaAATCCAAACTATAGCATCTACTCTCACTTGTCCACAACAAACCAgtatatttgattcatgaaaaaATCAACCACCTCCAATCCTAGACATGAAAATTTCTAATGAACATCGCAATCCAGCTTCCTGTCCACATCTGAAAATTCTCCGCTGTGACATCTCCATTTTGCACAATCCTGGAAAGCTCTATGAAACTAGTTTTTCAAAGGGTAACTACTGCATCAACAATCATGCCATAACCTTACTCTTTGACCCTCTCCCAAAATAAACTAATAAGCTTTCAAAAATTTGTCCCACCCTCCCAATATACTTTTCCAAAGCTCCTCTGTAAGAAATGCTTTACTAAGCAAAGGCCAACTTCTAATACCCAATCCCATACTTTTCTTTGGATGTTTATCAGATAACATGTCTGTTAATCTCATGTTTTATctcattttaagaaaataaccaAGACTGTTAACTTCAAAAAATAGGAATCTCTCAATTTTCAACCATTAATGCTCCAAATTTTCTGCTGTCAATATGATATTCTTTACACATCCCAATATTGCAGAATACTCATGTGGCCATCCGCatgtcaattttattttatttttcatttatttatttatttttgcattgtgggcacCTGACTAACCAGTCTCGGCCCAGTAAAAAAGCAACAAAAATAAACGTATATACTGGTACAGAAAATTTTGGAAGTGGGTATAAAACTTAATCCGAAATAATCCATATAAATTGATGCCAAGAAAAACAACGCACATCAACAAATCAAGAACCATACAAGATGTCATCTTGCAAATAAATCAAGAATTATTGTATTAAACTCGACAAAAATATAGGGGAAAACACTCGTAAATCGTAACGTAAACTTATCCCTAATTTGATCAGCATTTTGAAACACtttatttctcttcattttaCGAGTTAAAATCAATTGCAAGACCTCGAATTCAAGAATCAAGAGAAAAGCGCATCCAAAATGCGGACAAAAAAAATCGACGTCGTAAAAGAGAAATCTAAAATAGAAGAGAGAGTTCGATCGCATACTGCAGATTCGCAGGCTTTCCACATCGACCACAGGACGATATGGATTCAGTAGCACTCATTGGACCAAAACCTCGAGCGAAATGAAGAAGGATCGTCAGATGTATTGACCAAAAAAGAGGTCAAAATTATCGATTTTGTAATCCGATTGAGTAGATTCCAACAGTTCTGAGACTGAGAGTGGCTTCGATGGAAGAGAGAGTTTGCCAAGAAATGGAGACGATGGTGGTGGCGGAGGAGGAAGCCACTTAACCGAAGGGAAAAGAAAAGCTAGAAAATTACAATTTTGCCCTCGAGGTTGAGCTCATCTTAAATACATCGGTCTTTTTTTCagatttaaattttgttttttttttttttttaagaaaaatatgtttgtttttGCATTTTGGTGGTTGTATTTTTATGCTTTTACTTTTTGAAATATGCTAATAAagcttaaaattttgagaaaatgaaaatatatatatatatatatatatatatatatatatatatttgaatcaaacatatttaaaagaaaattagggCTGATTTgggggccttttttttttcataaaattgtttttaaaaattccaccAAACAAGTTCTTAAATTTGAGATTATTAAATAGGgtgtttgatattattttttatttcaaatgtttttaatacaaatattttttcaacaagtattttttaaaaattattaatgaaatatttctttagagagtattttaagttattttttaattttttttaatatttgataaaaaaaaattcgaacactttatttttcttcaaaaatattttttatgttaaaataattttttaaaagtattgtcAAATggactttaaatatattttctaaactcAAAGCTATTTTTTtgcaaatgaattttttattcttattttaaaaataaatatgacatgtttgaattattgatataaagaataatagtgaaaaatctaattttgttttcatttattacaatgattaaattatttattagaaattgaagtaagaaaaaaatggttgatATAAAGATAAGTCAGATTATGATTAAAGCATTTTAAGAGTAcattcaataatatttttatttgaattttttttaatgaaaatattttatctaaaagtttgaaaatatttaattttttaaatctccCCAACACTTTATTTAcactaaaagtgttttttaaaagcattGTTGAATGTACTCttaaaacacatttaacaatatttttatttgaaatattattgatttaatatgtttttaagaaaattatctcccaataaattttttagaaaacaatataagtgatttttttttattgtttttaaaacgttttttttttttaattttaagtttttcttcaaaaatgttattttaatattataagttttttttttttttttgtcaaactatacaattttttttaataatgatattaaatttaaatttaaattataattataattatatatatttaaaaatttgaaaatgaaatatgttGTGATGtcaattaaaacaattattattaattttaataggGTTCAAAATTGGTTAGAAATAAACCTGATTTATGACAGTTTCTTTAATAAAACTGACTTCAATCTTCAATCAGTAAATGTCAAATACAcggaaaacattttattttgaaaatgggtttttggaataaaatataatcttttcggattttctaaatatttgattttatgacCTTTATAAAACGGTTCTAAATTCAATCTATAAATACCAGCAATACGCCTCTTTCCATCTACATTGGAGATCATCTCGCGCTCAGGTATTTTCTtgatctctctctttttcttcccgagattgaattttgattattccttcttcttcttcttgatctctctcctttttcttccagagattgaattttgattattcctcctccttcttcttctgcttcttttctctttcagAATGATGGTTGGCGGCAAGTTGAAATTGGAGTTGATCGCTAATGAAAAAATCCGGCACAGAACTTTCCAAAATAGACAAAAGGGTCTGAGGAAAAAAGTTCATGAGCTCTCAACTCTATGTGGTGTTGAAGCATGTATGATCATATGTTGTCCTAATGGCAACGGTACCTATTCTTCTCAACCATGTGTTTGGCCTGAAAATCACTACGAAGTTGAACGGATAATTAACAAGTACATCAATGAGAGGAAGAAAGAGCATGGAAAGAGGACGGTGGATTTATCTGGGGTTCTTGAAAGCAGAAAGACGAGGGCCGAATTTGAGCTCCAGAAGTTGCAGGGAAAAAATGGCGAAACCAAAGGGCAGACTTCTGAGAGTGGATTGGAATTGGATGGGCTTTCCTATGAAAAGCTGATGGAAATTGTTAATAAGTTGGACAAGAAACTTGAGAGTGTGGAGAGTCTGATTGATTTGAAGAGGGGAGAAGCGGGTTTGATGAGTGAGACTCTTGTGAACTGCCCTGATCATATGCCGGGTTTGCCTACAGCTGAGCCAATAGATATCCATGTGGCCATGGATGACTCAGCCTTTCAAGGCTCTGAAATGGTCTTGTATGATTTGGATTTTCCTGAACTAAGTGATGGAGGGGTTGAATCTGATTTGACCTGGACGATGATGAATTTGGAGAATAACGAATGTCCAGAACTTGGAGGTGGAAAGACATCCAGCAGTGAGCTCCTGCACCAAAGTGATCCAGCTCATGGGATGTTGGAGGATAACACTCATCCTTCAACTTCATATCAAAAGATGGGGACTGTTCCTACCATGCAAGGCACTGAAACGATCTTCTATGATTTGGATTTTGCTGATCTAAGTAATGGAGGGgttgaatttgatttgaattgGATAATGATGAACATGGAGAACAACGAATACCCACAACTTGGAGGTGGAAGGGCATCCAGCAGCGACCTCCTGTACCAGAGTGATCCTTCAACTTCATATCAGAATATGGGGACTGCTCCTACCATGCAAGGGATGTCGGTATCTTCAACTTCATATCAGAATATGGGCACTGTTCCTACCATGCAAAGGATGTCAGTATCCGAGAATACGATGGTGTTTAACACCACTCCCACAAATTCCCTGCCGCAGATGGGGTTATCTCAGAATACGATGCCCGACATTGATCAAAGCATTTCTATGCAGCAAATAGCAGCGTATATGCAGTACCTCTTGGCATAGCTTCATTTGTCGTAGGTTGAACTTCAAACGATTTTTTGACGGTTGTTTATTCTTTCATTCTTGTGTCTATAATGCTctgtaccaattttttttacctGTATTGACACGATTCATGTACAGTGTTACTtaccaatcaatgaaataaaaaacattcaaGAACATTCATAAAATCAATTAGTCGATTACAATTTACAAGTAGATATGGCAGTGAACATTCATAAACTTAACATTTTGAGTTACCATCTTGATGCATGCCTTGCTTTTAGATTTGTGTGGtatgtttgtttcttttaagtTATTTCTACTTGAAACTTAAATAACCCATTGTGTATACACATCATTTCTTTACGATATTTTGTTCGAGAATTGAATTCTTCCCTAGTATTGgatatatttcatgttttttatctctaaaataagaaaaataattgtaacttttatataagacataagaatttttaaaaatttacattaaaaataatgattttaaaaactatttataaaataagataCATAAAAATTAGCTTAACATACAATAAAAActcttattaaatataaaaaaatatatatattttgcctTCTCACAATTTTGTCTTATATTTTAGAGAAATCTTATAACATTTTGAGTCCATGCATTGTAATTACAATGAAGATTTTGAACATTATGAGAGTAATAAGACAACATCTATATTACACTTTGGAGATAGCATATTAGGCTCCTCTTTATAGCTGCTTGCATATTAGGTATTTTACATAAGGCAACTCATGTAGTATTAGAGATGGATGCATTATTATTTCACAATACCATCTTAATTACTAGTTAATTACACACTTAATTATAGTCAGACCTCTCTTAAATTCCAGGAGAGAAGGGAACACCACTAGCAGGAATCCATTTCTCTCCTTGTATGAATCTACTTACTGTGAAAGGCATAGCATCTTCAGTACCATTTAGCACATGAAAACCAGGCCACTTCACTCTTTCCTTTGTCGATGCTCCACCACCTGAATTATTATACTCCCCATAGTATAATGTCGACAGCCCATAGTTTCCACTCCACTCTGTCCATCCTCTTGGATCAATCAAACCATCCAAGTCTGTCTCTAGGAAAACAGTTCTAGAATATCGCTTCCAAGGTCGACCCAAGAAACTCTTGAAAGAGCCTTTAACAGTAGTGAATTCAGGAGATGAAAGAACTCTCGAAGCTTGTACTGAAATTCCAGTAGGCTCTTCGGGGATGTCTCTTCCCTGTGCGGTGATCATGTTGGATTGGCGGTTCATTGGTTTTCTCACGTAGATATCACAgttttggaagacaactgcggCATTACCGAATATGAAATCGATAGTGCCATATACATGGCAGTCGCGAAAGAATTGTCTATTAGAATGGACGTATAATGTGTCTTGGTAACCTTTAAAACTACAACGGTAGAACACCGAGAGGTCCGAGCTCACCCTCATTGCCACTGCCTGATGTTTGTGAGGCCCTGCTCTGTTCTCAAATGTTATGTCTTTTGCCCAAAAGCCATCTCCAGACACACCTGCAAAGGACCAAAACTATGATCAGTAAAATTGAAGGGCACCCTCTCCAACAATTAGAACCGTTACATTATAGTTGAGTACCAAACGTGGCGGAGCTTGGAGTGGTTGCACCATCGTGGACATTTCGATCAGCGGTGATAATGGTTTTATCAACACCATCACCAACAAACATCACATTGTTCAAGTTTTTTCCAATCTCCACCTTCTCATTGTAGATCCCGGACTTCACGTAGACAACCACTCTTCGAGTCCTCTTATGGACCATGCGGGTTAGTGCAGCAACAGCTTCATTAATTGTCATGTGATTTCCGGATCCGTCCTTGGCCACCACGATGTCTGCCTTGGATGTTTTTGGACTCCATTCAGCTAGCATCACTTCATTTTGGCTCGGTTTCAATGTCGGTTGCACTTCtaagtattaatataaaaaataataaatttcaagaaaatgCACCTTCATAATAACCACGTGTACTCGATAGGCACCATTTATCaccaattttgttttgatatgtACGTATAAAAAGAACATGCGAGTGTCCAAAACAACTAACAAGAAATTTCTTGCAAAGGCAAAACAAGTTGGAAATTTTggcaaatttattttacattattttaaatcatgatAGAGAAGGCAGCACTTTGATGGTGTTCatgaatttctaattttatttagaaataataatttttaaaaatgtttctaacatttttaacatttaaaaataaaaattttcaaatattaaaaaatcaaaaatatttttaaaaatcaaatgcaCTCTTAAAGTGtgggattttaaaaagtatttttaaagtCTAAAAGCGTTTCTAATAACtcaggtgtttgtttttttacttaattataaatagaattttaatatttaatagcgttaaatattagattgtttgtttttttaacattttgtttttattaaatattaaaaaagtaaagaaaaatcaatatgttattttttctatttagtttttctattcagtaaaaaatttataataaatcatgaaaaaatataaaaacaacaaaCTAAATCcagaaaataaatgtaaaaaaccaaaaaaataaacatcgtATCAATGTCAAatacacttttaatatattttaagattCGAAGcttcaaacacactcttaatatattttaagattCTCGTAATCGGATCAGTTTGGCCATTTGCATAGAAACTTACCCTTCTCCGCATCCGTATCCGGCTCCTTATACTTCGCATACAAAGCCAAAGCTTCACTTAGCCACACGGTGACATTCCGAGCCATAGGAGCCTCAGCCATCCCCTTACCCTCCAAGCCATCCAAACAGGTCCTATGGCTAGCCAGCGCGCTGCTGAGCCACGTACGTGCATCATCACAGTTTCGGGTCTCACCCGAGAGCAACCTGGTCAGTCGGCTCTCGGACTCTTCATAAAGCTTAACACAGTCACCCAGAGCCTCACCCACATAACCCGAATCAACAAGATTTAACCCGTGAAGCCTCAATGAACCCCGAGCCCATCTCCCACCTTGCAAGAGTCCGAACCGAGCCGTCCGAACCgctttgagctcttcattgcagGCAACACTGATGGTGAAGgataagagaagaagaaaggtaGTGACCCAATAAGCCATTTCGGTTGTGATCAAGAATGAACCGGAAGTGGGTCATTTATAGATGGATCAAGAAACCAACACGGCAACACATGGACCATGGTTCAAGCCATGTGTCCCCGGGTCAGATCCCTAGTGAGTGGATGTCTTATATGGAAATTTTAAGTATTGACGCGTAcgttaaggaaaaaaaaaaacaaaaaactcagTTGATATTAATTTCCCAAGACTTCGAAAATATCTCTCAGAAAATTATGCTTTATAAAtcatgaaaacaataaaaacattaaaaacattaaaaacatttccacTATTTCAAATACTGCGAATCAGTCGGGGTGTAATGGAGAACCCTGAAACCATCAGTTGGAAAAGCGATTCCAAGGGGTGGACGCGTTACCGATTGGAAAAGCGGTGGTGATGAATAGGATACGTGTGGGATGGTGATCCCACTACTGCTGAGAAGAGGCCACTGTTTGGACACATGGGCagcaaggaaacaaaaaaaacactttGCTTTTGAAAATCATAGCCATCAATGGAGGGTACTTTGTGATATGCATTTCAGGTTTCCAAAAGCTCAAGTAATATCTATTTTTGTTACTTGTTGCATTCATTTAAGGCaacttttgtcatttttttctcgtttattttccttttcaaaaaattgtttccaattTGTAAATCATGGTTAATTTTGAAATGCCCTTAACGTGCAAGTGAAGAATTTAAATGTCCGAGGTGTAGCATCAAGGATTACGCACGTGTCGAAATGTTTGAGTAGAGGTATTGTCGACAATAGCTCTTGCCATTGCAGTCGACCTTCTCTTAAGCCTCTACTGAAATAACATGGAGACTCCTAATGAGGAGAGGTAGAAAGCTACTACTAAGACTCTTTCCCAGACACGACAGGGTTAAAACTGGCCTTTGCTTCCAAGACTCGACCAAAGCTGTACCATTAAAGATGTCGGTTggatatactttttatttttaagctttttagaaaaataaaatgataataatgttAAGAAACATGATAGATATATTGAGTCTAAATCCTATAagtttacatttaaaaaaaaaaaaaaatttaatatggtGTATaagtttacattttttaaaaaattaatagtttAATATGATATCTGATTTGATGGAAGGTCATAGGTTTAAACAATCTCTTAACCATTTATTGGCAATATTTGGTATCACTGTACCCAATTTGCAATTCAAAGCCGTGATAGTTCACCAAATAATTCTTATACAAAATGTAATACATAGTTAGGGCatgtttgagaattgtttttaagaacagttttatattcttcaaaacaaaaaacacagaaaatatgtttagtaactaaaaattattttttattttttaatcttaataacataaaatatgttttctgataacatcttttagttgttttttattattttcatttattttgtgaatattattttaaaaaataattatacaaatatgtagaaaaatttaaaataaaacactagatataaaaatcatttttaaaacatatttaaagatattaaaaatatattaaaaaaaatttggttttcaaacaaacttttgttatgcaaaaatcaaaaaataattttcaaaaactattctaaagaactattttctagaattgttttcaaaaatagttagcAAATAGAcccttaatatttttatatgagagTTATTAGATTttatacattataaatatattctaaCAAACACTAGatcaattgatattttttaagttgcttttattttaagaaatgaagTTTGATAAGAGGTTTTTTGGAATGAGAATAGATGGATATCTCATCTAAACATATAgttgaaaaatcaaaagataTGTTGTGCTTTTCTGATAGTCATAGCCCAAATCCTTAGATTAATACCCATGCCATTGTTAGACTAGTCGCATAGCCCGACTTGTGTTGATCGGATGAACTGACCTAACCCAAGCCAAGTAAATGAAGGAATGCTCGAAGAGAGAAATGGTTGATCCAACACCAAAAGACTAGGAGAAATTTGTTGGGCTTGTCCCCTACATCAACACCTTAGCCACCATATACATTTGAAACAAGAAATAATAGAGTTCTCCGAGATTTTTAACAATACTGTCGTTCTAGATCTTACAATACCATCCAAAACCCTATCAACACCTCTTTCTTCCCTTCCATGACTCTTTCTCTTCCGTAGTCCCTTCCTCATTTCCCTATTTTTCCTACATAGAGGTGGCTAGTGTGTCAGGCAGGCTAGCCTTGCCCATGACTTGGCCTAGTCCAGGACCATATTGGGCCACAACAGTGCCTACTTGTGGAGACATGGTCTGTGGCCCACCTGCTCCTAGCTCGGCCCAGATGGCCCAAGCAGGCCGCATGCTCGTCTCGGGCCAAGTTGTCAGGCTGTCAGGCATGCTTGGTTTTCAAATATGTCGGGAACAACCAATCTTGCGTCTCCTTTGGACATTTGAAAACACTGTGCTGCCCTACCACAATATGTCGACCACATGTAGGTTTACATATAGGTTAGAAGTTGAAATATTTGGACTCTTGATATGAGGTATGTTGAGATATCATAGaactttgttttaaaattttattttattttaattaaatttgcaaaatccttttattttattttattttatttttaaaaatgataacatataagcaaatcaagaacatcaagaaagaaaaatgaatcaatttccaaaatttatttGTCCGATTCAAATTTAGAATGTTATTATGAGTCCTATTTTACCTCAAATGTGGTTCCAAAATGGGCAAAAGATTTTCTCCATGAGAAAAATGATGAGAATGACATTCCTTATTCTAAACCCATTTCATTTACATCcctaattcaataaaataagacaATTATTGACGTGAGTTGTTGAAGGAGCagttatagaaataaaaatattctaattaccaagttagttttatttgattgtaaatCATCCAAGATTGTAGCCTAGATTAGTGTGATTAGTTTCTTCCAAATTAACCTCATGTACAGGTTATATATAGCCCTCCTCTGTTGTATCTTTTACATATAGAAGAATACCATTTTTCTTCtcctcaacatggtatcaaagtaaAGATTCTAGGGCCAtagaatttctaaaaaaaaaaaaaaacagaaagaggAAAATGGAAACACCTCCCACTGGGGTGGAAAAACACGAACGGGGGAATTCAATTCTCGCAGATCTTACAACAAGAATGACACAAGTACTAAACCACAACCAAACTCAGAACCAGATCACAAGTCATGAACCTGCTACACAGATTGGAATCAAGTTATATGGTACCAATTATGCACTATGGTCCCAAATTGTCGAGATGTATATCTCAGGTAAAGACAAGTTGGGATACATAAATAGAGATCTTCCACAGCCTCTGCAAACAGATCCTGCATTCACAAAATGGAGAACCGAAAACGCAGTGGTGAAGGGATGGCTAATCAATTCTATGGATCCAAAGTTAGTCAGTAACTTTATCAGATTCTCAACGGCTAAGGCTGTTTGGGATAATATTGTTATTACTTACTTTGATGGCACTGATACATCACAAGTATATGATCTCAAAAGAAGAGTAACCAGACTCAAACAAGGAGAAGGATCTATCGAGACATACTACAACAATCTGCAAGGCTTGTGATATtgatatacaaaaatataactCTGTTTTGTAGGAGGATAGAGTCTACACCTTCTTAGACGGACTTGATGATTGGCTTGACAAGATCCAAGCAGATGTGCTGCAGATACAACGGTTCCCAACAATGGAACAAGCTTATGCACAAGTTCGAAGAGAGGATTTGAGGCAGTCCGTAATGATGATGAATGAAGATACCATATCTAGTGGTGCTATGCTTTCAAGAGGAGGACAAAAACCTCAACACCAATTATCTTTTCAAACACCATCAAATGGAAAGCCTAACACAGCCACAAAACCAAAGTCACAAGGGGAAGAAGGAGGTTGCACACATTGTGGGAATACAAAACACACCAAAGAAACATGCTTCAAACTACATGGTTATCCAGATTGGTGGTATGAACTCAAGGCAAAGAAAAAACGTG contains:
- the LOC100252362 gene encoding probable pectinesterase/pectinesterase inhibitor 36 isoform X1 — encoded protein: MAYWVTTFLLLLSFTISVACNEELKAVRTARFGLLQGGRWARGSLRLHGLNLVDSGYVGEALGDCVKLYEESESRLTRLLSGETRNCDDARTWLSSALASHRTCLDGLEGKGMAEAPMARNVTVWLSEALALYAKYKEPDTDAEKEVQPTLKPSQNEVMLAEWSPKTSKADIVVAKDGSGNHMTINEAVAALTRMVHKRTRRVVVYVKSGIYNEKVEIGKNLNNVMFVGDGVDKTIITADRNVHDGATTPSSATFGVSGDGFWAKDITFENRAGPHKHQAVAMRVSSDLSVFYRCSFKGYQDTLYVHSNRQFFRDCHVYGTIDFIFGNAAVVFQNCDIYVRKPMNRQSNMITAQGRDIPEEPTGISVQASRVLSSPEFTTVKGSFKSFLGRPWKRYSRTVFLETDLDGLIDPRGWTEWSGNYGLSTLYYGEYNNSGGGASTKERVKWPGFHVLNGTEDAMPFTVSRFIQGEKWIPASGVPFSPGI
- the LOC132255184 gene encoding uncharacterized protein LOC132255184 is translated as MVGGKLKLELIANEKIRHRTFQNRQKGLRKKVHELSTLCGVEACMIICCPNGNGTYSSQPCVWPENHYEVERIINKYINERKKEHGKRTVDLSGVLESRKTRAEFELQKLQGKNGETKGQTSESGLELDGLSYEKLMEIVNKLDKKLESVESLIDLKRGEAGLMSETLVNCPDHMPGLPTAEPIDIHVAMDDSAFQGSEMVLYDLDFPELSDGGVESDLTWTMMNLENNECPELGGGKTSSSELLHQSDPAHGMLEDNTHPSTSYQKMGTVPTMQGTETIFYDLDFADLSNGGVEFDLNWIMMNMENNEYPQLGGGRASSSDLLYQSDPSTSYQNMGTAPTMQGMSVSSTSYQNMGTVPTMQRMSVSENTMVFNTTPTNSLPQMGLSQNTMPDIDQSISMQQIAAYMQYLLA
- the LOC100252362 gene encoding probable pectinesterase/pectinesterase inhibitor 36 isoform X2, which encodes MAYWVTTFLLLLSFTISVACNEELKAVRTARFGLLQGGRWARGSLRLHGLNLVDSGYVGEALGDCVKLYEESESRLTRLLSGETRNCDDARTWLSSALASHRTCLDGLEGKGMAEAPMARNVTVWLSEALALYAKYKEPDTDAEKVQPTLKPSQNEVMLAEWSPKTSKADIVVAKDGSGNHMTINEAVAALTRMVHKRTRRVVVYVKSGIYNEKVEIGKNLNNVMFVGDGVDKTIITADRNVHDGATTPSSATFGVSGDGFWAKDITFENRAGPHKHQAVAMRVSSDLSVFYRCSFKGYQDTLYVHSNRQFFRDCHVYGTIDFIFGNAAVVFQNCDIYVRKPMNRQSNMITAQGRDIPEEPTGISVQASRVLSSPEFTTVKGSFKSFLGRPWKRYSRTVFLETDLDGLIDPRGWTEWSGNYGLSTLYYGEYNNSGGGASTKERVKWPGFHVLNGTEDAMPFTVSRFIQGEKWIPASGVPFSPGI